One genomic window of Magnolia sinica isolate HGM2019 chromosome 3, MsV1, whole genome shotgun sequence includes the following:
- the LOC131240844 gene encoding uncharacterized protein LOC131240844, producing MASQSIEHHRQNAEIYHGDVLCKEKSMELLEELHLPKGLLPLEDILEVGYNRAAGFVWLRQKKKRDHVFRKIGRTVSYAPEVTAFVENYRMKKMTGVKSKELLIWVTLSDMYIDDPSSGKITFKTPSGLGRTFPVSAFEPEEEKKEDKGKN from the coding sequence ATGGCATCTCAGTCCATCGAACATCACCGACAGAACGCGGAAATCTACCACGGAGACGTCCTCTGCAAGGAGAAATCCATGGAGCTGCTGGAAGAGCTCCACCTGCCGAAGGGCCTTCTGCCCCTCGAAGACATCCTCGAAGTCGGCTACAATAGAGCCGCCGGCTTCGTATGGCTCCGCCAGAAGAAGAAGCGCGATCACGTCTTCCGCAAGATCGGACGGACCGTGTCGTACGCCCCCGAGGTCACGGCCTTCGTCGAGAACTATCGGATGAAGAAGATGACCGGCGTCAAGAGCAAGGAGCTCCTGATCTGGGTGACTCTCTCCGACATGTACATCGACGACCCCTCGTCCGGCAAGATCACGTTCAAGACGCCGTCTGGCCTCGGGAGGACTTTTCCCGTCTCCGCCTTCGAGCCCgaagaggagaagaaggaagacaaaGGGAAGAACTGA